One Hevea brasiliensis isolate MT/VB/25A 57/8 chromosome 6, ASM3005281v1, whole genome shotgun sequence genomic window, gaagttagttttaacttttaagattacttgtgaaaagaattgaggagtaaaagtcaataatacttattttcaatccctcaaaagattttcttttaaatatcttcaatggcctaaaagcatttgattatgatttggtgtaaagttttaaaattttcaaagttatgcagaaaagttttcttggtatgctaactggtttgctacttgttttggtatgctaactagTTTGCTACTTTTTCCGGTATGCTAACTATCTCAACTCTGCATAACAtcgcagaaaaagacaaaataacggctattttcttgaaattcgaaattgcaacgttcaaatgagttctcaaacggtAAAAAAACGTTCCaaaactataaatacacctatccttggccattttgcacttaatgaaagtctttTTACTGTTCCTAACCTTTCAATatcattaaagctttcattcaaagtgctcaaattgttttattgctcatcattagcTTACCTACtaatctcttctttatagattctattgTATTAAGTAAGATTGAGTTTTAAACactttattatcatttatgagaggtcattcaagtacctattgaagcttgattgtgaaaagtgtttgggataacacttggtagaagtgtgaagctacttgtaaaagctttggtgagaagatttgcaaagggcttttgtctcttgcctttaaaagagaagattagtggagtgaagactcaaagtgggatctttggaagagtggatgtaggctagttgagccgaaccattataaaaattcagtgttcaattttctcaacccttactctttaCATTAATGCATTTTAACTTTCTAATTGAAGTGTTTTTGTTGATATAAAAATTGATACTGTTTATTGTTAACCTTGCTGCAAATTGAGAAAATTGGTTCACTGctgaatctgctgatatctgatttaatttgcttattattttatttgttgTCAACTAATATATCTGGTGTACTGCTCTGGTTGCTGTGTTGTGAACTTATTCAGATTACTGAAATTTCTACTGAATGTCAATATAttttgttagatcagtatactgattgcttaTGACCCAACTTTGAATCAACTTATCAATAGAGTTGTATTGTTTATATTTCATATTAAACAATTAGGTTGAACCAAGCTGCAATTTTTTAAAGGTTTTAAGCAAGaactgaaaaattatttttagagtccaattcacccccctcttgtacatattttgggacatcagacCTCAACATCCTCAGGCAGCTGTTATTTCCAACCACATTGTAATGTTGACAAGCATCAGTGATAATAACTCTTGAAATGTCAACACTAGTGGAGAAATTGAGCGGTGAGCAATGGGTCTATTTCCAACCACCTTTTCGCCGCCTCTAAGTTCTATTCAACTCGTCACAACTTAGGGAAATTTTTCTGACTAGATTTGCAGTCCCCTATTACCGGAATGACACAAATTGACGAGAAAGGGAGAAATGGGTTTTTCGACAAAGCGGGACTCACACTCCTTCCTTGTTGATCCATGAGACACTTCTTGATCAAAGATTCTACAAGTTGATTTCTGCCTTCTCCTTTCTATTTCTTCCATATTTTGGGCTTTGGCAAATGCCACTTCAATTTATCCATGACACATCCATGTCCATTTGTTCGTTTAATCATCGAATCTCTCGCTCTAAAAGTCCCTTTGGCCACCAAACCAGCTGGTTCTAGTGTCCACCATCAACCACGCCTTGTTTCTGCAAATTACGCATCAAGAATTTCCCTTTCCAAACTACCCTCATCCCTCTTTGTTCTACTGCTAATGACTCTTCTCTTGACACCTCCACCTTCGCCAATGGCTTCCACCTTGACGCTAACACCATTCGTCGTCTCCCTGGTAAGCCAATCACACTCCGTGTGGAAGTTTTCACTGGCCGAATGGGACGCACTTGTGGGGTCAACGGCGGGAAGTTATTGGGTCAAGTCCAGGTCAGTGTAGATTTGAGGAATGTTCAGTCCAACCCAAGAGTATTTCAAAATGGATTTTTAAAGCTGGGGAACCAGCCAGATAAACCAGCAGCTCTACTCCATCTGGTAGTCCAGGCTGAACCAGACCCACAATTTGTTTTCAGTTTGGTGGCGAACCTGAGTGTAGCCCAGTGGTTTTTCAATTACAAGGGAATATACGTCAACCCTTTTTCAGTTGCATGTTCTATGCAGACTGGAACTCAATAACCCAATAATTCAATTTGTTTATCTTTTTGTTATTTGGTACATTTTAGTGGGTATAAAAAGTGGAGTGCTAACATGCGCTTATGATGGCAGGGTAatgataatttgattaattaatgaaTAAAGTGAATAAAAAGGGTAAAAggataatttcattattttttcctTGTAAACCTGTTATTACAAGTTACAAGGATTTTTTATGAAAACAAATTGAAGTTAAAGGATTTTATTATAACAAATTAAAGTTTAGGAATAAAAATAAAACTATCCTCTGAGTTAAGGAACGGTTGATATAATTAACCCATTATTCCTATGTTTTCCAAGTCCAAGTAGCAGCAGTGCCTGCGTTCtcctttttaataattaattccatAAAAAAATGCAATGGAATAGAGACCCACACTTTTTTTAACAGAGAAATTCGATCATTATTCAGAGTCAAAAAGATACAAGAGATGACAAAGCCCAAAGCCAAGCTTTGGTCTAATACACTGTTCAGTAAGCAGAGAAGCCCAACAAACAAccccaaccctaaaatactattttCTTTGATTATTGGGAAATCGAAACAGATTTCAATACAAGGACAATGAAACAGAAATACGCATGAGGGTGCAAAAGTGtatcttagaaaaaaaaaaaaaaaaagcagctgGGGCTGGCTTTGTTCTTATGGAAGGTCCTATTCAGCCCCCAACTGCTTCCTTATCCCCAAAATAGTTTCATAAACGTTGCGCTGATCGCATAAACACTTGGACACACTTTCCTTTAGCAAGCATCTCTGAGCCCAGTCCACGAGCTTAGGGAACTCTACTACCACGCTGAAGTTTCCCAGAGTCTCAAACGTGTAAAAGAAGCTATAGAATGGAATGAGTGCTAAATCAATGTAGCCGAATCTTTCACCTCCAAAGTATGGCTTGTCTCCAAGCTCTCCCtccaatattttttaattttcaagaTATCTACCTCTGGTTTTCAGCTTCCATTGGGAATTAAAAAGAATTTCTTCAGGAAAAATTATGtgactttttttttcctttaaaagaATGATTAACATTTtgactttatttttaattaaaaataattaaaaaattaaattataattatggcTCTATTAATTTTATAAAGCTATGAATTAATCatgcttttaattttatatttattatatcataattttaaataataactattaatatataattttaaataataactattaatatataattttttaagcaATTTATAAGTCCATGGGTTTGTCAAAAATCACAATGTTAATCTCTAAGTTTTTAATTTGTAACAATTAAATTCCTGAGATTTAAGTTTGTTAACAGTccaaattgaccattaaaactccattaattaatttcttttcattttgaaataattaaatattatttagcaAAGAAAATATTCCTTACatttaaattttacatataactaattatttatcttaatttagataattatatattataaaaaaatattaaatattattcataattataatttttaaaatgtgaaaTACTAAAATACTCAATTAAGTAATAATATCctttttcaaataataaaaaatagttaTTAACAAACAATGTAttattctaaatttttaaaactttcatattatgatatataattttaaaaataaaaattattttatttataataatatttacattaaataaataattatagaaattatttaaacattattttcaagaaaaaaattacGAAGACGATCTAATACAATTGATTTTGACAATACGTCATCATATATAAatcattttaaattataatttgtttataattaataaatattcacAAATTAAAAgtttcatttaattatttaaaattaataattttcttgaaataaaatttattttaaaatataatttataattatttatttattaaaaaatacataaaattatataccataatataaaaaaaaacttaaaaattttttaaaacttataaaatataattatctaaatataataaatagttgcttaaatataaaatttgaatgtaaaaactattttgttaataaaataaaacttcaaaaaataaattattttaaattaaaaataattaatgaatttaatagTGCTAACAGTCAATTGGACTTTTAATGACGctctaatatttgagttaatacaAAGGTTTTTGTTCAAGAGAGAGCAAGCCTAATAAGTCcaatataaaagaaatttacGCTTGAAAgggaaaatatttataatatttaagtaTTAGAATTTCTATAACAGAAAAAGATGAACTGAGTGGAGAAAATATAAGTGAAAATGATTTATAAACTACTCATTaccttaaaattttaaatcaaatataGTGTAAGTCTACAAATATTTTTTATGTTATAAGTTTaccttataaaaaaaattaagagattAACTTTTCAATTTAGTACTTAtactaatttaattaaatattttattatattatctttatttaattttaaaatttcattatatactttatttaatatttttttaatatataattttaataataaatatatttataaactatttttttatatttactgcATACCAATTACTTACGGTTActttaattacacaattatttAAGACTTTTAAAAGCTTATAAGCTTATTTTAGAAAAACACGCCCTGCCTAAAATATACAAAGAGTGCTGCTAAATAGCTCAATTTGAGCTGGCTCAAATGGTATTAATGTACGTAGTTTTACTATTATACCCTTAAAAGAAAGAGAGGAAACAATTTAAAAATGGCTTCAAAGCTTGGAGCTGGTGAGATAGCTCATTTCATGGCTCATGCAAAGGAAAGCGTGCATGCAACAAGCTATTATTGCTTGCAGCTATGCACACCATTCAAGAACTGATGATTCGATGAGTGTGTCTACTGCATTAATGCATGCACATATGAGCTAACACATGCAGCAGTGATGAGCATTCCTTGTTTTTGCCTtccttaaaatattttcattctttgtttttgccttccttaaaatattttcattctttattttttcttttaaagttgaTTCATTCTCTcagttttttcaatttttttatggcGGGGTTAAGTCAGGGAAGGTCATATCGTAGGCAAttgtttgatgagatatttgattttagtgaagatgatagTTTGTTCACTGAAGATGTGGAGGAAGATGAATCAGCTGGTGATCAAGATATGAACGAAGGAGGCATTAGAGCAGTAGCAAACACTAATGCTATTGAAGAAGGTCCTCTAACAGGGATGTTATTTCCTTGTATCAGCACTATGTTCAACTTCTATAAAGAACATGCTAGATTGAAAGGTTTTAGTGTTTTCAAAAGATCGTGATTAATGTACGGTGGATCTCGCAAATATCAAACAATTAGTTGCGATAAAGGAAGGAAAGCAATTGGTGCGAAATCATCAAAAAGGATAAATTGTCCTGCAAAGATTAATGCAATCCTAAGAGAAAATGGAATGTGGCAGATTTCAAAAGTTATTTCAAGTCACAATCACGAATTGGAACCTTCTATGTCTAGATTGATGGTTGCTCACAGGTCACTGAATATGGATATGAAGAGGAGATTGGAGGCAAACGATATTCTGGCATAAGACCCGCAAAAAGCATTAGGTTGCTTGAAGTTCAAGCGGTGGACCAGAAAATTTAAGTTTGTCAAAGGATTGTCGAAACTTCATTGAGCAAAAGAGGAGGCTACGACTTGGTGATGGTGATGCGAGGCTATACGTAAGTTGTTTGTGAGAATGCAACGAAAGCGATCCCGAGTTTTTCTATTCATTTGATCTTGATGATGATTCCGTGCTTTCAAATGTTCTATGGGTTCATCCTCGTAGTCGAGCCGCTACGAGGAATTCAATGATGTTGTTAGTTTTGACACTACTTACCTTGTTAATCGATACAAGTTGCCATTTGCCACCATTGTTGGAGTAAATCATCATGGGCAATCTATTTTATTAGGATGCGCCTTGATCTCACATGAAGATGTAAACACTTTTAAGTGGTTGTTCATGACGTGGCTTGAAGCAATGGAAGATGTTCATCCTAAATCTATTCTTACGATCAATGCGAGCATGAGGAAAGCCATTAGGAGGTAATGCCTAATACTAGACACAGATTTTGCTTGTGGCATATATTATGCAAGGTACCTGAGAAGTTTAAGGGTGTTACTGATTATGATAGTGCATGCCTTGAGTTTAAAGCTGTAATATATGATAGCTTAACCATCGAGATGTTTGAGAGAAATTGGAATGAGTTTGTGGTGAAGCATGGGTTGGAAAGAAATGAATGGCTTTCCAAACTATATGTTGATAGGGAGTATTGGGTTCCAATTTATCTCAATCACACATTTTGGGCTGGAATGGTTTCGACTCAAAGGAGTGAGAGCATGCATGCCTATTTTGATGGGTATGTTAACTCAATGAGCACACTAAAGCAATTTGTGGAGCAGTATGAGATTGCTATGTGTGACAAGAATGAAAAGGAGTTCTATGCTGATTTCAAATCAAAAAACACAGTTGTAAATTGCATATCTGTTTTTAAATGGGAACAACAGTTTCAAAAGGCATTTACTAATTCAATATTCAAGCTCGTTCAAGAGGAGATTAAACGAATGTGGTATTGCCATGTCATTCAGCCAACTGAAGAGGGAAGGCGTGAAGCAGATAATGAGCCAGGAATTGAGAGACATAAAATTATGGAGAAATCCATAATCAACAACTGGTTTCGTAGGGAGTTTGTTTATGATGTAGAGTACAGGGAAAATGGCCAATATTTCAGCTGCAATTGTAAGAAATTCGAATCAAAAGGAATATTGTGCTGCCATATCATGAGGTTGATGTCACTCAAAGACATAAAGTTCATCAACGAACGATATTTGCTTAGGCGATGGAGAAAAGATGTTAATCGTGTCCATAGTAAAAAGTTTTTTCACGGAGGGTACCCACATATGACAGAGGAGTTTGAGAAATACAGGGAGATGGAGAGGTTATTTCAAGAAGCATCCGATTTGGCTTACGATGACAATAAGATCAAATTTGTGAAACAACGGTTGGTTGAATTGAAGCGGGATTTATTGAGCTGGAATGATGGAATGATTGCTCCTACCAGTAATGCACAGGTTACTATTGACACTAACAATGTTGATGAAAACGAAGAAAATGAAAGAGTTATTCTTAATCCACATGTGACTCGTAGTCGTGGACGGCCACGAATAAACAGGCACAGATCAGTAAGGGAGATCACTCAACGAGCAAATTCTGGTAGGAATAGAAAGCGATGGAAGGCGGCGTGAGAGGTCGACCAAGAAACAATATTAACTCGAATATTGCTGAGCAggcatatatatttttttaaatcagtactaatgttatttatttcatttttttttagatatttcaTGTAACTTGTGTCCTTTTACATGTAAAGGTTGGGCCGCATAATAGCCAAACACCAGGCAGCCAAACACAAGGAAATGTTGCTGATGCTGTAATTAATCCGATTGTCAGTGGAACTATACCAAGCCATCATAGTATTAGGCATTAAGGAACCCATTATACTACTAAGCATTACAATGGAACTGGTTAAGAAATTAGAATAGTATCATCAATGTAAtagcaatttttttaaattttattacaacttatcTTATGAAATAGTCAGAGTTGCGTTTATAACTTATCAAAATTAGTTAGCTAATTTTAGTCTGCTTCTGCTTCTTATGTAAGCAAGACGTagcatattatataatttattataactcGTGTAAGATCATTTTTCTTGTTAAGTTGAGATTACATTTCGGATTATAATCATAGCCATGGACGGTGCTAAATGGCACAAATGTTGTGGCACAAATAGCACAAATGCTTATAAAATGACATAACTatccttattaaaattttgaatggaaGAGATGTCAAGAGACAGAGTATAATTTGAATTTTCATTATCTCTCTTCTATCTAACAACTACTTGAGTAAATAGGATGAGAGTTCCCATGCTTTCCTTGAGCTACCCACCATAATTAATATTATGTGAGTtccaattaatattttaataattaagtgtTTATTATTTATGATAacacataataataattaaatattatttctcattaatttaaaataaaatatttatattatatataagattttgaaaaattttatcatCTTAAGTTAACTTTTAAGATAtaattagatttaatttattttcttaaatatgATATCGATTGAATTACTTATAAATGTGTTTGTCTATAAATTTTATCTTCGATATTCATATTCTAAATATGTTCTCCTTGAGACTTTTAGAGTGAATTAaactcaatttatttttttaattttaaatttttaagaacCTCTTTTAACAAAATTTCGGTgaattaaaaaaatgatatagGGAGATTTATTTCAATAGAGAAGACTAGTAAAGACATGCACCCCATCTACATATAAAAATGTAAACATAATCATTCAAGTCATGTtcactttttctttgtttgaAATAATTTTCTTGGTTTCTTTCCTCGGCACATGCGATGACTTTGGCTCTAATAGCTGTGTCTCTTGCTTCGGAAACCATGCTGTATGGACAAATTACCGCACATGCACGCcccctaattaatttattttctttccatttctttattttttaatctaagaaaggaaaataaatccAAAAAGACAAATTGACTAAGAGGACACACTATAAAGCCATTAAAAAAAAGGACAGTGCTAAATGGCACAAATGTTGTGGCACAAATAGCACAAATGCTTATAAAATGACATAACTatccttattaaaattttgaatggaaGAGATGTCAAGAGATAGAGTATAATTTGAATTTTCATTATCTCTCTTCTATCTAACAACTACTTGAGTAAATAGGATGAGAGTTCCCATGCTTTCCTTGAGCTACCCACCATAATTAATATTATGTGAGTTCCAATTACCTTTTTGAAAAAGTTTAAAGAAGTATACTATTGTTTTATTGAACAAACCCTTATTTGTATCTATCTTCATCTTCTTTCTAAGAAACTCTTTATTGTAAAGCATTGTATCTA contains:
- the LOC131180689 gene encoding protein FAR1-RELATED SEQUENCE 5-like; the protein is MYGGSRKYQTISCDKGRKAIGAKSSKRINCPAKINAILRENGMWQISKVISSHNHELEPSMSRLMVAHSSSGGPENLSLSKDCRNFIEQKRRLRLGDGDARLYSSRYEEFNDVVSFDTTYLVNRYKLPFATIVGVNHHGQSILLGCALISHEDVNTFKWLFMTWLEAMEDVHPKSILTINASMRKAIRR
- the LOC131180690 gene encoding protein FAR-RED IMPAIRED RESPONSE 1-like, with translation MPNTRHRFCLWHILCKVPEKFKGVTDYDSACLEFKAVIYDSLTIEMFERNWNEFVVKHGLERNEWLSKLYVDREYWVPIYLNHTFWAGMVSTQRSESMHAYFDGYVNSMSTLKQFVEQYEIAMCDKNEKEFYADFKSKNTVVNCISVFKWEQQFQKAFTNSIFKLVQEEIKRMWYCHVIQPTEEGRREADNEPGIERHKIMEKSIINNWFRREFVYDVEYRENGQYFSCNCKKFESKGILCCHIMRLMSLKDIKFINERYLLRRWRKDVNRVHSKKFFHGGYPHMTEEFEKYREMERLFQEASDLAYDDNKIKFVKQRLVELKRDLLSWNDGMIAPTSNAQVTIDTNNVDENEENERVILNPHVTRSRGRPRINRHRSVREITQRANSGRNRKRWKAA